TCGTGGCGGTACTACCAGAAGTTTTATTGCTGATTACCAGAACCGTGTCTGTATGTCACGGGATAGCAATAGCAGTAGCAGTGAGACGGATTCTAGTGGCGCGCCGACGCTCGACCGCCGGAAGTTCCTGGCCGCGACGGCGGCGGGTGTGCCGGTCGCCCTCGCGGGCTGTACGGGTGGCGACGGCGGCAGTGATACCGAGACGTCCGGCGACGGCGGCAGTGGTGACGGCGGGAGTACCGAGTCCGGCTCGTCCGGCGAGGCCTCCTCGGGCGGCACGCTCCAGTGGGGCGGTGCGGTCCCGGTGCAGGGCCTCGACCCGCATCTCGACAGTGCCGCGGCGTCGAGTCGCGTCCTGGAGAACATCACCGAGCCGCTCATCCAGCTCGACTTCGACTACTCGCTGAACCCGCATCTCGCGAAGGAGTGGACGACTTCCGAGGACAACACGACGCTGACGTTCACGCTCGAAGAGGGCGTGACGTTCCACAACGGTAAGGAGATGACCTCCGCCGACGTGCTCGCGTCCTTCGAGCGCATCGCCAACGGCGAGTATCTCGCCACCGGCTTTTTCGACTTCGTCGACTCCATGGAGGCTCCCGGCGACTACGAGTTCGTCATCAACCTCTCGGAGCCGTTCGCGCCGTTCCTCGCCCGGATGGCGACCTCCGAGATGCACGTCCTCCCCGAGGAGCAGGCACAGGAAGACAAGATCACCGAACCCATCGGGACCGGTCCCTACCAGTTCGCGAGCCGCGAGATCGAGACCTCGTTCACGATGGAGAAGTACGAGGACTACTGGGACCAGGACGAGGAAGACGGCCCGTTCCTCGACAAGATCGTCAAGAGCGAGATCACGGACCCGAGCGTCCGCCTGCAGTCGTTCCGCGCCGGCGAGTACGACTTCATCAACGGCATCCCGCCGAAGGACGTCCAGTCGGTGCAGAACGACTCGTCGGTCCGCTTCGAGACGCAGTTCCCCAAGGCGCTCGTCTACCTCGGGCTGAACTGTAACGAGGAGCCGTTCGACAACAAGGACGCTCGGCTCGCCCTGGACTACGCGCTCGACAAGGAACAGATCACCGAGGCCGCCCTCTACGGCACGGGTCAGGCGACGGCGTCACCCGCCGCCCCCGGCAGCCCGTGGGTCAACGAGGACGTCGAGCCGCGGCCGCGCGACCTCGACAAGGCCCAGGAGCATCTGGAGAAGGCCGGGATGCCCGACGGCTTCGAGGTCTCGTTCAAGATTCCGCAGTCCTACCCGACGCAGGTCCAGGGCGCGAAGGTCATCGCCGACCAGGCCTCCGACGCCGGGATCACGATGAACATCCAGCAGATTACGTGGAGTACGTGGCTCTCGGACGTCTACACCAACCAGAACTTCCAGGCGACCACGTCGAGCTACCTCGCGCTCTACTACCCCGACGTGTCGTTCTACAAGTTCCTGCATCCGAACGGTGCGTTCTTCTTCACCGGCTGGGAGAACGAGGAGTACAACGAACTCGTCGAGGAGGCCCGCCGCCTCTACGACGAAGAGCAGCGTGCGGAACTCTACCACGAGGCGACCGAGATCCTGCAGGAGGAGCGCGCAGGCCATCTGCTGCTCTGGTGGCAGCCGAACCTCTACGGTTCGTCGACGGACTACAAGGGCCGGATCGGCGCGCCGGACGGCTCGACGCTCCGCTTCAGAGACAACTACCTCGAGTAATCCGGAGGCTCTCACATGTCTATGTACAACTATCTGGCCAGACGGCTGGGGTTCATGCTGTTGACCCTGCTGTTCGTGACCGTCATCACGTTCGCGGTCACGAACATCCTGCCGGGCAACGTAGCGTTGCTCATCCTCGGGCCGAACGCCACCGACCAGTCGATTCAGGCACTCCAGTCACAGCTCGGCTTGGACCAGCCGCTCTACATCCAGTATATCGACTGGATCGTCGGTCTCGTGCAGGGTGATATGGGCACGTCGCTGCGATTCGGCGAGCCTGTGGCTACGCTCATCGCCGAGAAGCTCGGTCGCTCGCTGCTGCTCGCGACGGCGGCGACCGCCATCGCCGTGTTCTTCGCCATCCCGCTGGGTGTCATCTCGGCGGTCAAGCAGAACGAGCTGCCGGACCTACTGGCGTCGATGTTCGGCTTCATCGGCATCTCCATCCCCATCTTCCTCTGGGGGCTGGTGTTCATCCTCGTCTTCGCCGTCTGGTTCGGCCTATTCCCGACGGGTGGGTACGTTCCGCCCTCCGAGGACCCGGTAGCGACGCTCACGCATCTCGTCCTGCCTGCGTCGTCGATGGGCTTCGC
This sequence is a window from Halogranum gelatinilyticum. Protein-coding genes within it:
- a CDS encoding ABC transporter permease, with translation MSMYNYLARRLGFMLLTLLFVTVITFAVTNILPGNVALLILGPNATDQSIQALQSQLGLDQPLYIQYIDWIVGLVQGDMGTSLRFGEPVATLIAEKLGRSLLLATAATAIAVFFAIPLGVISAVKQNELPDLLASMFGFIGISIPIFLWGLVFILVFAVWFGLFPTGGYVPPSEDPVATLTHLVLPASSMGFALTAYIMRMTRSSMLEVLSEEYINLARAKGMTQRVIVLKHALQNAIIPVITVVAFQFSYAFGGVVVLEEVFFWPGIGRLTLTAIQSRDIPLLQGCIIVVALIYMLSNLTADLLYGYFDPRIRYGGDE
- a CDS encoding ABC transporter substrate-binding protein; protein product: MSRDSNSSSSETDSSGAPTLDRRKFLAATAAGVPVALAGCTGGDGGSDTETSGDGGSGDGGSTESGSSGEASSGGTLQWGGAVPVQGLDPHLDSAAASSRVLENITEPLIQLDFDYSLNPHLAKEWTTSEDNTTLTFTLEEGVTFHNGKEMTSADVLASFERIANGEYLATGFFDFVDSMEAPGDYEFVINLSEPFAPFLARMATSEMHVLPEEQAQEDKITEPIGTGPYQFASREIETSFTMEKYEDYWDQDEEDGPFLDKIVKSEITDPSVRLQSFRAGEYDFINGIPPKDVQSVQNDSSVRFETQFPKALVYLGLNCNEEPFDNKDARLALDYALDKEQITEAALYGTGQATASPAAPGSPWVNEDVEPRPRDLDKAQEHLEKAGMPDGFEVSFKIPQSYPTQVQGAKVIADQASDAGITMNIQQITWSTWLSDVYTNQNFQATTSSYLALYYPDVSFYKFLHPNGAFFFTGWENEEYNELVEEARRLYDEEQRAELYHEATEILQEERAGHLLLWWQPNLYGSSTDYKGRIGAPDGSTLRFRDNYLE